A window of Salmo trutta chromosome 17, fSalTru1.1, whole genome shotgun sequence genomic DNA:
TGGAAACAAAGTTTTAAAACTCTGACGTGTtttggctgcatggccttcgtcagggagtacaaatatatgataatacaatgtcctcttttgaacagctttaTCCAATCAACCCTGATTTAAAGAGGGAGTGGTTAGAGAGTTCATTGGacaacacctagtaagcaatactatacacaaTAAAAAGTGAATTACTGTAGATATGTTATAAAACATGCATCTCAAGGCTAGAAGCATCAGAACCCCTAGAATGGTAGTTCTAACCTTGAATATGACTGGGCAAAGTGTTAAGAATAGGAGAGCCATCTATTTTATaatacactagaacacagcaaataTGAACCTCAACAGTCTAAACCTAGCTGAGGGCAATAGAgcaaaatgtccactagatgacagcaaagggACCTCTCACCACCCTACAGGaaaggtgagaaatccatatcttcattttaaccagggtacttagtggcttgtagtttgtaaatcccaaaACCTTCTCTTTAGTTTAGCTGTTTaagacggtccccttttctaatagaggccgaaacatgatcaatacccatagtttgcagggaggcagggttgccatggtgtaaggacatgtagtgccttgccatggggtagtcttcattgcctacccgtatggcgtacttgtgttccgctaagcggtcttgaaggcgtctctttgtccgtccaatgtacCTTGCACTGTGAACATTCCAGTCTGTAGATGACGTGAggggttttgcagttaatgaatgcttgactttttctgtgcaatatttctgctaTGGTTACACTGGTTGCATTTAAAAAAGCCCCTGGGTTTGTGGTCtagccaagttttttgagagttACCAGGAAGATAGCTGTGGACTAATCTATcatttagggtaggacatctcttaaagcttatgactggtggctctGGGAAGACTTCGCGCAGTAGtgtatcactttggatgattgCCCAAttctttttaattattattttaatgttctctgcttcagtgctgtattttgtaacaaagtACACTCTCTTTGGTGCATCATGTGTTCCCCTTCGCAAAAAGTTATCTCTGTCAAGTCATCCGGCACCTTATGcctgcatctttcaggacctgaGCGCTGTAGCCTCGATTCAAGAAGACATTCTCAaattcagcagatttgacacTGTAGTCTGTTTCCTGATCAAATTCTGCGGACTTtttggaattggccatatggaatgttctcttttagccttttggggtgaaagctgtctgccctcagaatgatattcccatctgtaggcttcctaaagattgatATGTGCAAACAACCTGTTATTTTTACTGATGTCAAGGTCCAAAAAATTAATGTTATCCTAACTGTACTCCATAGCTcgtttgatgttagggttaatgaATGTTATCCTAACTGTACTGCATAGTTcgtttgatgttagggttaatgaATGTTATCCTAACTGTACTGCATAGTTcgtttgatgttagggttaatgaATGTTATCCTAACTGTACTGCATAGTTcgtttgatgttagggttaagGAATTTTATCCTAACTGTACTCCATAGCTcgtttgatgttagggttaatgaATGTTATCCTAACTGTACTGCATAGTTCatttgatgttagggttaatgctgataaggtattggtggaaggaaTTAAGTTCATCTTCTGAGCCAGACCAGAACaggcaaacatcatcaatatagcgTCCCCACCCTATAATCCAGTTAAAGAACTGGTTTTTAGAAGGATCCAAAATAAAGTAACTTTCCTATTTACCTAAGTACAAACCAGCATAGGAAGGACTGTAGCAAGCTCCCATGACACATCCTTTGACTTGTTTAAAAATACGGTCAGTGAGACAATGAATTATGTGGGAGGTATCGGTCTCAGGCCGGGTACTCAAGAAATGGTGCATAGCTGCCAATCCTTGTTCATGATCAATGGTGGTGTAGTCTCCACATCCATGGTGACTAAAAAGGAATTATTTTGTTCAATTCCTTAATTTTCTTCAACACATCTGTGGTATCTTGAAGATAAGCATTTTCTGCCTTCACTCCCAGCctaataaagtaatcaatgtacTTGGAGATGGGTTCTGTCAAGCTTTCATTACCACTAATGACTGGTCTGCCAAGGGGGTTTTCAGGATTCTTGTGGACTTCTGGAAGAAGATAAAAAGAAGCCATACGCAGACTGCCAttgaaaatacatttgaactcattGTCTGAAATGTAGTTATTCTCCTTAGCTTCTGTGAGGATCCCTTTCAATTCAGTTTGTAGGTCCTCTGTAGGGTTGAAGGTAAGAGATTCACCAAAGAGTTCACCATTGTCTAATTGACGATAGGCTTCTGTCACATATTTTTCTTTACTCCACACTACTGTAGCGCCACCTTGGTCTGCTTAGTTAAACCACAATCCGTCCATTTTCGGAAAATGATTCAAATGCATGCCTCTGTCTTAGAAAGGTTACGTCTTGTTTGGTTGGAGTCCATTTGACCCTTAAACAGATTCTCCACATCAAAATTCACCTTCTTTGTAAATGTATTTAGTGTGGCATTCTGGACAATGCGACAAAAGGTGGAAGTTGTTTTTGAGGACACAAACTGCCTGACCTGAAACACTGGTGTCTGTATTTGGAGAGATGTTTTGCTTGTACCAGGCCTTCAGATGTAGATTGCTGTAGAAACGAAATAGGTCAATCTTTGTAATGAATGAATTAGTTGATTATGTGGGGGCAAAGGACAGTCCTTTAGACAAGACCCTTACACATTCAGACATtcttgctgtgttctagtgtattATAAAATAGATGGCTCTCCTAATCTTAACACTTTGCCCAGTCATATCCAAGGTTACAACTACCATTCTCGGGGTTCTGATGCTTCTAGCCTTGAGATGCATTTTTTATAAAATATCACCCATATTTCACTTTTTAACGTGaatagtattgcttactaggtgttgtCCAATGAACTCTCTAACCACtccctctttaaatctgggttgATTGGATAAAGCTGTTCAAAGTTGGACATTGTATTATAATAtatttgtactccctgacgaaggccatgcagccaaaACACGTCAGAGTTTTAAAACTTTGTTTCCACTGAACCTGCCATgtaaataaaggcattttaattaattatatgaagagtgcttTGGTCCTCCTTTTTGATGACAAAAATAATTTGGAACATCTCTAGTGCTTTTTTATTAAATGGAATCTCTTTGCGGAGTGTTACGTAAATCCAGCATTTTGATACAAAACCCATTTTAAATTAATCCTTATTATTACTAGTTCCTTTGTCTAATCCCTGGTGCACATGACAAGACTAAAGCCAGATTTGGCTCTATGCACAATAGACGTCTAGAGTCGCCACATTCTAACTACATCGAAACACACAATCATCCACCAAGGGCCAAATCCTAATTATCATCTCCCATTTACATGAATGCAATATTTACATGAAAATATGAGCAAACTTGTCCAGATCTCAAATAGGATTTGAAGAGAAAAGTCACACCTCTCAACCATAAAGTCACCAAATAAGGTTTATTTTCTTGACACAGGTTTGAATATAAAAAGGGAGACATAAAAAAACACGTGGTTCCTATTTACAGGTATCTCTGGCACATTTAACCCCAATGACGGCATGATCACTGCCTCTCCAAACAGCGATCTTTGAAATACAACCGTATGGATATCCAGTACTTCATCTGTCCCCCAAAGAGATCTGCTACAAGGCAGCAGTGTCATGCAGGCTAGTGTCCAAAGGCTGACCTGAGGTCAGGGTTTGCGGTGATAGTGGTCTCAGGACAGATCTCAGGACATTGTGGAGGGGATCCTTCTCCAGAGGCCCCCGCAAAGGCAGTTCTTGATCCAGCGCTGCTCCCACTGCTTCATGGCGTTGGTCTTGTTAGGCGAGCGGAGCATAGTCACACAGCCACACctgagatgggggagggagagaaagagagagcgaaataAAAAGGTGGAAAGACACCAAAAGAAAGGTAGGCAGAGAAAGAGTGAATGTCAACACAGGCATGGTCAGACTGAAAAAGCAAGACCAGGAAAAGACAAGCTTCAAATTGTTACTTGGACCAAAAAAAAGGTTCTTAAAAATAATGAAAACGTAAAGCGGTAGAATGATCAAGGAAAAGCAGGAAGTGTTGGGGAGTGGGTCATAGAGGAAGTGGTGTGGTGTCTGACCTGGTACAGGCTTTGCTGTCCTCTGTGGGGCAGACTCCCATGTAGAGACAACGTAGATGATCCATCCTCTGGACCCCCGGGCTCCTAGATACACGCACAATGAATATATTGACCAATGGCATCTGTCAGGAAGGCTTCACCTGAGCTTTGACTGAAATATTGGCAATATTAAGCAGAAGCACATTTACTACAAACAGATGTCAAAAGGACAACTGAGTGACATGTGGGCCAAATGCCAAGAGCACTACACCTATTTCTAACCCTAAAGAGCCTACCAGGTGGCAGAGACACCCTTTCCCCTGAATACCATGTAGCCCTCTCCTGAGGCCTCACTCTTACCTGGAGAAGACCTCCACCTGGGCTGTGGAGTTGAGACCCGGCAGGCTGTAGGGCTTGCCAAACTGAAGCCGCAGCGGGTGCTTGCCCTGCAGCTTGCAGATGATGCCATCGTTGACGGGCAGCCAGTCCATGCTGGGCACCAGCAGCTGGCTGGGCAGCAGGCAGCACTCGTCTATCAGCGGCTCATCTGGCTCCTGGGGGTGGCCCTCATCCCGAGCTGGAAGGGGGAGGGGGATACATGGGTGAAGGCCAGGTACACATACAGATTGATGTAAGGTCTAAACAGATGCATAGACACATTGACAGAAGAATGGACAGAGTAATGGACAGAGTAGActgatatacagacagacacagactgaTGACACTGTTTTAACTTAAGGCATCTCTGGCACATTTAACCCCACATAGCTACGTCCACATAATATATAGTCCACAGATACAAATGTTCTCCTCATCCTTACAGCAGAGCCAGAGCTTGGTGAGCAGGCGGAAGAGCAGCGACATGCTGTCCTGGTTGTCTGAGGTGGCCGTGTAGATGGGCAAGCAGCCAGGCTTCAGAAGGCCCCAGATGCGGATCATCACCATCATCTCCCGCAGCATACCCAGGGACCAACCGTCACGCAGGAACCCAAAGCCGGGACGCACGACGGAGCCCTGAGACAGGACAAGGGTTAAAACAAGAGGGATACAgctcagaaagacagagacagagtaacACTCTATACTAGCACCAGCTCTACATACAGAAGaagtacagagacagacagagtaacaCTCTATCCTAGCATCAGCTCTACATACAGAAGGACATAAACAGACAGAAGGACATAGACAGAGTAACACTCTATACTAGCACCAGCTCTACATACAGAAGaagtacagagacagacagaagaacACTTTACTAGCACCAGCTCTACATTTGATTGAACACtacattgtttcaatatatctTATCTAAAGTGTTTCTGGAGTAACAACGCACTCTTTTTCAGCACGTTGTGAAAGGCCTACATTGGTAGCCTTGGTAGCCCTGTGAAAGGCCTACATTGGTAGCCCTGTGAAAGGCCTACATTGGTAGCCCTGTGAAAGGCCTACATTGGTAGCCCTGTGAAAGGCCTACATTGGTAGCCCTGTGAAAGGCCTACATTGGTAGCTCGAttcgtaaaaataaaaaaacacctgATTGGGTAGGTTGGCCATCAGGTACAGCACAAAGTCTCCCACCCATTGGATGAGCTGCTGCAGAGACTGGAGTGGGGGGCCGTCCAGCACAAATTCCTCCGTCTTCAGGTTGATCATCACCTTATCGATATCTACGGAGGGGGTGGAAGGTCAATCTTCACCAGAATCAATGAAGTCTTAAAATAAAAACGACACACACTGTAGATACTAGCAAGCTAACAGGACGGCAAACAACGCAGCCTTAGCCTACAGTCTGTTCAACAATAACAAAAGTCCCGTTCAGTTAAAATGGACAATAATTCATTTTTCCAGCCTCACGTTAAGTGaaattggtgtcagaagtgggatccgTCTATTCATTGATTATACAGGTATAAATGGCAGTGATGCTAGTCCTCCTACCAGTGTCAGTGTTTTTGGAACATATCTCTGCCAGCCTGTCCCCGGGGCTCTTGTCTGGAGTGTTGAGGACGTGGGGTCTCAGCAAGGACTTGAGGGTGGAGCTAATGGCGATGAGGAGGAGCTTGGCGTGGAAGTCGCAGGCTCGCGCAGCTGTGGCCGATGACAGCTTACAGAGGGAGGCCTTAACCGCCACGATACGTGTCGAGAGCACCTTCCACACACAGATACTGGATATTAGAaaaacaagcaaacaaaaacacttCCATCTATTGTCACAAATTTGTTTTCAACAGATATCAGTCTGTCTGAGCGAATGCCATGCAGCGGGGATCCCTGGGTTGTGTATTGAAATGACAAggactacctgaatttgtccaataagaacatACTGTATAATTCAATTTCCTGtcgcaaaacattttgctacgttgtgccctactgaacacgaccctggtCCACCTACCTGCTGCAGAGCTTGGTTCTGGCTCATCATGGTCCACCTACCTGCTGCAGGGCTTGGTTCTGGCTCATCATGGTCCACCTACCTGCTGCAGGGCTTGGTTCTGGCTCATCATGGTCCACCTACCTGCTGCAGAGCTTGGTTCTGGCTCATCATGGTCCACCTACCTGCTGCAGAGCTTGGTTCTGGCTCATCATGGTCCACCTACCTGCTGCAGGGCTTGGTTCTGGCTCATCATGGTCCACCTAGCTGCTGCAGAGCTTGGTTCTGGCTCATCATGGTCCACCTACCAGCTGCAGAGCTTGGTTCTGGCTCATCATGGTCCACCTACCTGCTGCAGAGCTTGGTTCTGGCTCATCATGGTCCACCTACCTGCTGCAGGGCTTGGTTCTGGCTCATCATGGTCCACCTACCTGCTGCAGAGCTTGGTTCTGGCTCATCATGGTCCACCTACCTGCTGCAGAGCTTGGTTCTGGCTCATCATGGTCCACCTACCTGCTGCAGAGCTTGGTTCTGGCTCATCATGGTCCACCTACCTGCTGCAGAGCTTGGTTCTGGCTCATTACGGTCCACCTACCTGCTGCAGGGCTTGGTTCTGGCTCATCATGGTCCACCTAACTGCTGCAGAGCTTGGTTCTGGCCCGTCATGGTCCACCTACCTGCTGCAGGGCTTGGTTCTGTCTCATGTACTCCTCATGCAGCTTCTCCACCAGGTTATGGACCATGCCAGGCTGCACGTGGAGCAGCACGTCCCACCAGTCGTAGCCTGTCACCATGCAGTACTCCAGCAGGAACAGCAGGTGGCGCAGAAGTGTGTTCATGTCCAGCATCTGGCCCATGGATGGAGATACGCGAATCATGTGCAGCTGAGGAGGGAAGAGCCAAAAGAGAGATGTGAAAAATATGGATACAAATATTGTTCCTATCTGAGGGATGGTCGGGTCGGACACAAAAGTCATGAATAAGGACATGGATAGCTTGTTGTTGTAAGAGAGGATACATTTATTATTTGTTTCATACATTATTGCCTGCAGACCATAAACTCCTGTAAGATTTAACACCAATGGCTGGGGTGTGTGCTCAAGGGACATTGACggtaaaaaaattctaaatgttttCCCTTTTCAAAAACTTAAGCTGTCTAAGCTTTACAACCTCAAATCCGGAGTAGCCTTCTCCTCATCTTTACTAAAGGGGGATGAGGTGCTGATATTGTACTGAGAGACATGTAAGGTCACAGTCAACAGATCTCAACGCATTGCTGCACTCTCACCTTGCCGTGGTTGTCCACTCCGGCCAGGGCCAGTGAGGTCCAGGAGAACTGCAGGGCCTTGAAGTGGACGGTTGGGCCGCCGGGGCGCTGCCTCTTGATGGCCGGCTCATCACCGGGGCGCTGGGAGGAGCCCGAGGAGGATCCATAGAACACGCCCATGGTGTGAAGGGACAGCCGGTGGAGGATCTGGATACTGCCGTCGTGGAAGGCTAGGGCCAGGCCTGGGAGGGACCACCACACAGAATCACATACAATTGAATTCACTTTATTGATCTCCAGAGGGAGGCATTGAGAATGACCCCAGCAGCACAGACAGGGGCAACACAGTAAGTGTATAACATTCCACTCATCAATTTCTCTGCCATTATGCATCAATGTGTCATGTTACCACTATGTTGTGTGGGTGACATCCATGTAGGTACCACTTCCCTAACATGTTTCTTGAGCATAGAACCACTTTTTCTTTGGTAGGTTTAATAGAGCTGCAAACCACCATTCTGTAAAGGTGTATGCTGCCACCTGGAGTGCTCCATAGTAGATCCGGAGGGGGAATGACGGGTTATTTGGCATCAGCACATACCGAGGCCTGGGCAGAACTTGGTGTCCGACGCCACCTTTAGGTCAGTGTTGGAGATGGAGATTGGCAGCTTTGGCAGAGCCACGGCTGACACACGGTCCAGATCATTGGTGGCCGAGAGGATGCGCCATTTCAGGATCGTCGGCTGTTTCTCGCCCACTGTGGGGATAGAGAGGGGAAAGGGTGAGTAAGGGGTGTGTCTTTATGGGGGCATCTCAATTGTAGAATAATGTACTGTCTCCTTTCCTTTAACTGCATCGATCTGAAAACAAAATGGAGGATGCCTAAAAGGGAATTTACTGTCACCTGTTCAGTTCTTTAAAGTGGACAACAATTGGAAACTTCAACATTTTGAGATGCCCCCTATAAGTGACCTACAGTAATAATTATAATTGGGTTGAGTGTGCTCTTCCTTGGTTTATCGTTCTCTGCCTTACCTACTGGTGAACGATGTTGGAATATGTTATTGACAGGGAGGCCTTCCTTCCGCAATGACCAGCACTCTACGATGCTGCCCATCTGACTGGAGGCACACAGCAGCACCTAAAAGAGTATTCATATCGCGGTTTAATCCACACACACTAAACTGTTTGAATGCACATTTGGCATACTGGTAAGTGATAAAGATGGAAAGAATTCAAAATAAAGGACACATGGAAAGCAACGTGTTCACAGTGTCTCTCTCACCTGCTCTGAGTTCTCCCTGGTGAGGAACTTGAGGTGTGTGACAGCCGGGTACTTGTCCCTCCTGACCGGGTCTGTGGTGCAGCGCATGAAGAGCGAGGGCAGCAGCTCAGTGTCGATGCGACACTTCTCGTTGACCACGCTCACGCACACCTTGATGTAGAGTTGGGACGACAATGGAAATGTTTAATCACGACAAGTCAGTGATAATATTATTGCAATACTAGCACTACTTAACTGATGTTGGAGTAAAACTTCACATTATCGGATGGTAAACCCTCTTTACAAGAAAATAAAAGCATTAGCATTTGAACAGTATTATTTGCCAGACTTTTCTGAGACAAAGCGACTGGCTAGCACTTCTTGTGGTAGCCAGTAATgataagaataacaaaaataATTGTGTAATATCATCGCTAGCTAATACCTACCTTGTAGAACTGCACAGGTGATGAGCTGCTGCCATCCGTGGCCGCCACCACAATGTTACCCCCGCCGGTAAAGGCGATGTCGGCCAGGGCCACACGGCCCCTCAGGCGACACAGGCTCTCGCTGGCTGTGAGCAGCTGACCATTGGGCTTCAGCAGGGACACGGTGACCAGGCCGCTCACCGTCACTGCCAGCCAGCCCTCCATGGGCTTTCCCCCAAACAGCGTGAGTGACGGTGAGAACTTGACCCGCGAGAATTTCTCACCGAAATTGGTGGAGCCCGACTGGGGGAGGAAGAttgaaggagaggtagagagagagtggggtgtgGCACATTTCAACAAACTAAGTGGCAAATTACAGTTATATTGTTATATACTTGTTAAATGCTGTTATGTGCAGTGCTCCAAAGCCAGTGTACAGCACCCCATGCCAAATAATGGCATATACAGTATTCTTATCTCAAGAGGTAGCTTAGACTAGagattaagagcgttgggccagtaaccgaaaggttgctggttggaatccctgagccgactagatgaaaattctgttgatgtgcccttgagcaaggcacttaaccctagttgctcctgtaagtcgctctggatgactaaaatgtaaaataaaaaatagcttTAAACTGATCTATAAAATACTGACATGGTAATAAATCATAAGGTCCACACAGACAGTTAAGAAGAGCTGGTAGACTGTATGAACATGAGAACAAGCTGGTGGTCCATTACCATCTCCACATGCAGAGCCAGCTTAACTCCATTGTGCAGCCAGGACAGAGCTATGATGGGGTCTCCGTCCTCTGCACTCCCTAGTGAACTCTCCCAGCTGTTCACCAGGTGATCTGCCATCGCCCAGCACTTGATCTGCCCATCTCCATCAGCAGACAGCAACCTGGAACCTATGAATGAACGTAGTCATGTGTTCACACACATTTTAACTCAATACACTAGGGACACTTCTTGGCATTGTACTGAGTTCCACATCAGTCTACTTGGATTGATAGGGCAGTTGCAACTTTAAGGGTGGTTTTTGGTGTTGTTACTATGTTGACCCACCTGATTGGTCCCACTCCAGACAGGATATGACCTCACCATGTCCAGAGTTAATGGAGT
This region includes:
- the LOC115151653 gene encoding mediator of RNA polymerase II transcription subunit 16 isoform X1, with amino-acid sequence MMEVAYVCEWEKRPKSNHYPSIPLVCAWSCRNLVAFTTDLKNEEDEKEVSHMVHIIDTEHPWDVYSINSGHGEVISCLEWDQSGSRLLSADGDGQIKCWAMADHLVNSWESSLGSAEDGDPIIALSWLHNGVKLALHVEMSGSTNFGEKFSRVKFSPSLTLFGGKPMEGWLAVTVSGLVTVSLLKPNGQLLTASESLCRLRGRVALADIAFTGGGNIVVAATDGSSSSPVQFYKVCVSVVNEKCRIDTELLPSLFMRCTTDPVRRDKYPAVTHLKFLTRENSEQVLLCASSQMGSIVECWSLRKEGLPVNNIFQHRSPVVGEKQPTILKWRILSATNDLDRVSAVALPKLPISISNTDLKVASDTKFCPGLGLALAFHDGSIQILHRLSLHTMGVFYGSSSGSSQRPGDEPAIKRQRPGGPTVHFKALQFSWTSLALAGVDNHGKLHMIRVSPSMGQMLDMNTLLRHLLFLLEYCMVTGYDWWDVLLHVQPGMVHNLVEKLHEEYMRQNQALQQVLSTRIVAVKASLCKLSSATAARACDFHAKLLLIAISSTLKSLLRPHVLNTPDKSPGDRLAEICSKNTDTDIDKVMINLKTEEFVLDGPPLQSLQQLIQWVGDFVLYLMANLPNQGSVVRPGFGFLRDGWSLGMLREMMVMIRIWGLLKPGCLPIYTATSDNQDSMSLLFRLLTKLWLCSRDEGHPQEPDEPLIDECCLLPSQLLVPSMDWLPVNDGIICKLQGKHPLRLQFGKPYSLPGLNSTAQVEVFSRSPGVQRMDHLRCLYMGVCPTEDSKACTRCGCVTMLRSPNKTNAMKQWEQRWIKNCLCGGLWRRIPSTMS
- the LOC115151653 gene encoding mediator of RNA polymerase II transcription subunit 16 isoform X2, whose protein sequence is MMEVAYVCEWEKRPKSNHYPSIPLVCAWSCRNLVAFTTDLKNEEDEKVSHMVHIIDTEHPWDVYSINSGHGEVISCLEWDQSGSRLLSADGDGQIKCWAMADHLVNSWESSLGSAEDGDPIIALSWLHNGVKLALHVEMSGSTNFGEKFSRVKFSPSLTLFGGKPMEGWLAVTVSGLVTVSLLKPNGQLLTASESLCRLRGRVALADIAFTGGGNIVVAATDGSSSSPVQFYKVCVSVVNEKCRIDTELLPSLFMRCTTDPVRRDKYPAVTHLKFLTRENSEQVLLCASSQMGSIVECWSLRKEGLPVNNIFQHRSPVVGEKQPTILKWRILSATNDLDRVSAVALPKLPISISNTDLKVASDTKFCPGLGLALAFHDGSIQILHRLSLHTMGVFYGSSSGSSQRPGDEPAIKRQRPGGPTVHFKALQFSWTSLALAGVDNHGKLHMIRVSPSMGQMLDMNTLLRHLLFLLEYCMVTGYDWWDVLLHVQPGMVHNLVEKLHEEYMRQNQALQQVLSTRIVAVKASLCKLSSATAARACDFHAKLLLIAISSTLKSLLRPHVLNTPDKSPGDRLAEICSKNTDTDIDKVMINLKTEEFVLDGPPLQSLQQLIQWVGDFVLYLMANLPNQGSVVRPGFGFLRDGWSLGMLREMMVMIRIWGLLKPGCLPIYTATSDNQDSMSLLFRLLTKLWLCSRDEGHPQEPDEPLIDECCLLPSQLLVPSMDWLPVNDGIICKLQGKHPLRLQFGKPYSLPGLNSTAQVEVFSRSPGVQRMDHLRCLYMGVCPTEDSKACTRCGCVTMLRSPNKTNAMKQWEQRWIKNCLCGGLWRRIPSTMS